One region of Mycobacterium riyadhense genomic DNA includes:
- a CDS encoding antitermination protein NusB — MTRLELRVVVAAVLAATVIFGAVICAALGWAIVASVLSIYALGVGAWLYHSIERLILARRISTVRTAAKPLQPLLPVMAAIMGLTQAVVRSLADVTEMPSRHWEFPPFPQLPVLRWMEHPLGNRSKGRIAESDDELDG; from the coding sequence GTGACCCGGCTGGAGCTGCGTGTCGTCGTCGCCGCTGTGTTGGCCGCGACGGTGATATTCGGCGCCGTCATTTGCGCCGCGTTGGGGTGGGCAATCGTCGCGTCGGTCTTGTCGATCTATGCGCTTGGCGTCGGCGCCTGGCTGTATCACTCGATCGAGCGCCTGATTCTGGCCCGCCGCATCAGCACCGTTCGCACGGCGGCGAAGCCACTGCAGCCGTTGCTGCCGGTCATGGCTGCGATTATGGGCCTGACGCAAGCCGTGGTCCGATCGCTCGCCGATGTCACCGAGATGCCGTCGCGCCACTGGGAGTTTCCCCCGTTCCCGCAGCTGCCGGTGCTGCGCTGGATGGAACATCCCCTCGGTAATCGGAGCAAAGGGCGGATCGCGGAAAGCGATGACGAACTGGACGGCTGA
- a CDS encoding aminotransferase class I/II-fold pyridoxal phosphate-dependent enzyme gives MNRDSARPRRLRVSALAAVANPSYARIDTWNLLDDACRHLAEVDLAGLDTAHDMAKVKRLMDRIGAYERYWLYPGAQNLATFRAHLESKSTVRLTEEVSLAVRLLSEYGDRTALFDTSAPLADQELVAQAKQQQFYTVLLADDAPSTAPDCLAESLRALRNPADDVQFEILVAPSVEDAITAVALNGEIQAAIIRHDLPLRSRDRLPLMNALLGANEDMVSIEGAHDWVECGEWIRELRPHIDLYLLTDESIAAGNDDQPDVYDRTFYRLNDVTDLHSTVLAGLRNRFSTPFFDALRAYAAAPVGQFHALPVARGASIFNSKSLQDMGEFYGRNIFMAETSTTSGGLDSLLDPHGNIKKAMDKAAVTWRANHTYFVTNGTSTANKIVVQSLTRPGDIVLIDRNCHKSHHYGLVLAGAYPLYLDAYPLPQFAIYGAVSLHTIKKALLDLEAAGQLHRVRMLLLTNCTFDGVVYNPQRVMEEVLAIKPDICFLWDEAWYAFAAAVPWARQRTAMVSAERLESKLASSEYVEEYRNWCVSMAGIPRAEWVNHRLLPDPARARVRVYATHSTHKSLSALRQASMIHVRDQDFNARARDAFGEAFLTHTSTSPNQQLLASLDLARRQVDIEGFHLVRQVYDMALVFRHRVRKDRLISKWFRILDESDLVPEEYRASAVSSYRQVRQGALAEWNEAWRSDQFVLDPTRVTLFIGNTGMNGYDFREKILMERFGIQINKTSINSVLLIFTIGVTWSSVHYLLDVLRRVATDFDRTKNAASAADWALHERRVEEITQDLPHLPDFSEFDVAFRPEDACMFGDTRSAFYAGYEESDREYVLIGMAGRRLAEGKTLVSTTFVVPYPPGFPVLVPGQVVSKEIIYFLAQLDVKEIHGYNHELGLSVFTQEALARLEAQRNAATAAVGSAFPVFEVPRDASALNGDRVVGTVAEDV, from the coding sequence ATGAATCGAGACAGCGCCCGCCCGCGACGACTGCGTGTCTCCGCATTGGCGGCGGTAGCCAACCCCTCATACGCGCGCATCGACACGTGGAACCTGCTCGACGACGCCTGCCGTCATCTCGCCGAGGTTGACCTGGCCGGGTTGGACACCGCGCACGACATGGCCAAAGTCAAGCGCCTGATGGACCGCATCGGGGCCTACGAGCGGTATTGGCTCTATCCCGGCGCGCAAAATCTGGCGACTTTCCGCGCTCACCTGGAGAGTAAGTCCACGGTCCGGCTTACCGAGGAGGTGTCGCTGGCCGTACGTTTGCTCTCCGAATATGGCGACCGCACAGCGCTATTCGACACGTCGGCGCCGCTGGCCGACCAGGAATTGGTGGCCCAGGCCAAGCAGCAGCAGTTCTACACCGTGCTGCTTGCCGACGATGCCCCGTCCACGGCTCCGGACTGCCTCGCGGAAAGCCTGCGGGCGCTGCGCAATCCGGCCGACGACGTCCAATTCGAGATACTGGTGGCCCCCAGCGTCGAGGACGCCATCACCGCGGTGGCATTGAACGGCGAGATCCAGGCCGCGATCATCCGCCACGACCTGCCGCTGCGGTCCCGTGACCGGTTGCCGCTCATGAACGCGTTGCTGGGCGCCAACGAGGACATGGTCTCCATCGAGGGCGCCCACGACTGGGTCGAATGCGGCGAGTGGATCAGGGAGTTGCGGCCACACATCGACCTGTATCTGCTCACCGACGAATCGATCGCGGCCGGCAATGACGACCAGCCCGACGTCTACGATCGGACGTTCTACCGGCTCAACGACGTCACCGATCTGCACAGCACGGTGCTCGCGGGCCTGAGAAATCGTTTCTCCACACCGTTTTTCGACGCGTTGCGCGCCTATGCGGCCGCGCCCGTCGGTCAATTCCACGCTCTGCCGGTCGCGCGTGGCGCCAGCATCTTCAACTCCAAGTCGCTGCAGGATATGGGCGAGTTCTACGGCCGCAACATCTTCATGGCCGAAACCTCCACTACCTCCGGCGGACTCGATTCGCTGCTGGACCCGCACGGCAACATCAAGAAGGCGATGGACAAGGCCGCGGTCACCTGGCGCGCCAATCACACGTACTTCGTCACCAATGGGACCTCCACCGCCAACAAGATCGTCGTCCAATCGCTGACCCGGCCGGGCGACATCGTGCTCATCGACCGCAACTGCCACAAGTCGCATCACTACGGGCTGGTCCTAGCGGGCGCCTACCCGCTTTACCTCGACGCGTATCCGTTGCCGCAGTTCGCGATTTACGGCGCGGTGTCGCTGCACACGATCAAGAAGGCGTTGCTGGATCTCGAGGCGGCCGGACAGCTGCACCGGGTGCGCATGCTGCTGCTCACCAACTGCACCTTCGACGGCGTCGTCTACAACCCCCAGCGGGTGATGGAGGAGGTGCTGGCGATCAAGCCGGACATCTGCTTCCTGTGGGACGAGGCGTGGTACGCGTTTGCCGCCGCGGTGCCATGGGCTCGACAGCGTACCGCGATGGTGTCGGCCGAGCGACTGGAATCGAAGCTGGCGTCGTCGGAATACGTTGAGGAATACCGGAATTGGTGCGTGTCGATGGCGGGGATCCCGCGGGCGGAGTGGGTTAATCACCGCCTGCTGCCCGACCCGGCTCGCGCCCGGGTTCGCGTGTATGCAACGCATTCCACCCACAAGTCGCTGTCGGCGCTGCGGCAGGCGTCGATGATCCATGTGCGCGACCAGGATTTCAACGCCCGCGCCCGGGATGCATTCGGTGAGGCGTTCTTGACGCACACCTCGACATCGCCGAACCAACAACTGCTCGCGTCGCTGGACCTGGCGCGCCGACAGGTCGACATCGAGGGTTTCCATCTGGTTCGGCAGGTTTACGATATGGCGCTGGTCTTCCGGCACCGCGTCCGCAAAGACCGCCTGATCAGTAAGTGGTTCCGCATTCTCGACGAATCCGACCTGGTGCCCGAGGAGTACCGCGCGTCTGCGGTGAGTTCCTACCGCCAGGTCCGTCAGGGCGCACTGGCCGAGTGGAACGAGGCGTGGCGATCCGACCAGTTCGTCCTCGACCCGACGCGGGTCACCCTGTTCATCGGCAATACCGGAATGAACGGGTACGACTTCCGCGAGAAAATCCTGATGGAGCGATTCGGGATCCAGATCAACAAGACGTCGATCAACAGCGTGTTGTTGATCTTCACCATCGGTGTCACCTGGTCGAGCGTGCATTATCTGCTCGACGTGCTGCGCCGGGTGGCCACCGACTTCGACCGGACCAAGAACGCGGCCAGCGCGGCCGATTGGGCCCTGCACGAGCGCCGTGTTGAGGAGATCACCCAGGATCTGCCGCACCTACCCGACTTCAGCGAGTTCGACGTTGCCTTCCGTCCGGAAGACGCGTGCATGTTCGGCGACACGCGGTCGGCCTTCTATGCCGGCTACGAAGAGTCGGACCGTGAGTACGTGCTGATCGGGATGGCCGGGCGACGGCTTGCCGAGGGAAAGACGTTGGTGTCCACCACTTTTGTGGTGCCCTACCCTCCGGGTTTCCCGGTACTGGTCCCGGGTCAGGTGGTCTCCAAGGAGATCATCTACTTCCTGGCCCAACTCGACGTCAAGGAGATCCACGGATACAACCATGAACTTGGGTTGTCGGTGTTCACCCAGGAGGCGCTCGCACGGTTGGAGGCCCAGCGGAACGCGGCGACGGCCGCGGTGGGTTCGGCGTTCCCGGTCTTCGAGGTGCCGCGGGATGCTTCCGCATTAAATGGCGACCGCGTCGTGGGGACTGTGGCCGAAGATGTGTGA
- the efp gene encoding elongation factor P has product MATTADFKNGLVLVIDGQLWTITEFQHVKPGKGPAFVRTKLKNVLSGKVVDKTYNAGVKVETATVDRRDTTYLYRDGSDFVFMDSEDYEQHHLPESLVGDDARFLLENLPVQVAFHNGAPLYIELPVTVELEVTHTEPGLQGDRSSAGTKPATLETGAQIQVPLFINTGDKLKVDSRDGSYLGRVNA; this is encoded by the coding sequence GTGGCGACCACTGCTGACTTCAAGAACGGACTTGTCCTGGTGATCGACGGGCAGCTGTGGACGATTACCGAGTTCCAGCACGTCAAGCCCGGCAAGGGCCCGGCGTTCGTGCGCACCAAGCTCAAGAACGTGCTGTCCGGCAAGGTCGTCGACAAGACGTACAACGCCGGGGTGAAGGTGGAAACCGCCACCGTCGACCGGCGCGACACCACCTATCTGTACCGCGACGGCTCGGATTTCGTGTTCATGGACAGCGAGGACTACGAGCAGCACCACCTCCCCGAGTCGCTGGTCGGCGACGACGCGCGATTCCTGCTGGAGAACCTGCCGGTGCAGGTGGCGTTCCACAACGGCGCGCCGCTCTACATCGAGCTGCCGGTGACGGTGGAGCTGGAGGTCACGCACACCGAGCCGGGGCTGCAGGGCGACCGGTCCAGTGCGGGCACCAAGCCGGCCACCCTAGAAACCGGTGCACAGATCCAAGTGCCGCTGTTCATCAACACCGGCGACAAATTGAAGGTCGATTCGCGCGACGGCAGCTACCTGGGTCGGGTCAACGCCTAA
- the aroB gene encoding 3-dehydroquinate synthase, translating into MSGISEPVTVRVAVDPPYPVVIGTGLLGELDELLSSRHKVAILHQPVLAETAEVMRKRLADKGVDAHRIEIPDAEAGKDLPVVGFIWEVLGRIGIGRKDALVSLGGGAATDVAGFAAATWLRGVSIVHVPTTLLGMVDAAVGGKTGINTDAGKNLVGAFHQPLAVLVDLATLETLPRNEIICGMAEVVKAGFIADPVILDLIEADPQAALDPNGDVLPELIRRAIIVKAEVVAADEKESELREILNYGHTLAHAIERRERYEWRHGAAVSVGLVFAAELARLTGRLDDATAQRHRTILTSLGLPVSYDHDALPQLLEYMAGDKKTRSGVLRFVVLDGLAKPGRLVGPDPGLLVTAYAGVCAP; encoded by the coding sequence ATGAGCGGTATCAGCGAACCGGTCACCGTGCGGGTGGCAGTCGACCCGCCCTACCCGGTGGTGATCGGCACCGGATTGCTGGGCGAGTTGGACGAACTGCTCTCCAGCCGGCACAAGGTCGCTATCTTGCACCAGCCGGTGCTGGCGGAGACGGCAGAGGTCATGCGAAAGCGCTTGGCCGACAAGGGAGTTGATGCACATCGCATCGAAATACCGGACGCTGAAGCCGGCAAGGACCTGCCCGTCGTGGGATTCATCTGGGAAGTGTTGGGCCGCATCGGAATCGGCCGCAAAGACGCCCTGGTGAGCCTCGGCGGCGGGGCGGCCACCGACGTGGCCGGGTTTGCGGCGGCTACCTGGTTGCGCGGCGTCTCGATCGTGCACGTGCCCACCACATTGCTGGGCATGGTCGACGCGGCCGTCGGCGGCAAGACGGGCATCAACACCGACGCCGGCAAAAACCTGGTCGGCGCGTTTCACCAGCCCCTTGCCGTGCTGGTCGACCTAGCGACGCTGGAAACGTTGCCGCGCAACGAAATCATTTGCGGGATGGCGGAGGTGGTCAAGGCGGGGTTCATCGCGGACCCGGTGATCCTGGATCTCATCGAGGCCGACCCGCAGGCCGCGCTGGATCCGAACGGTGACGTGCTGCCGGAGTTGATCCGGCGCGCAATCATCGTCAAGGCAGAGGTCGTCGCCGCCGACGAGAAGGAATCCGAACTGCGCGAAATCCTCAACTACGGCCACACTTTGGCACATGCGATCGAGCGTCGGGAGCGTTATGAGTGGCGACACGGCGCCGCGGTGTCGGTAGGCCTGGTGTTCGCGGCCGAGCTCGCCAGACTCACCGGACGCCTTGACGACGCCACCGCGCAGCGTCACCGCACCATCCTGACCTCACTGGGCCTGCCGGTCAGCTACGATCACGACGCCTTGCCGCAACTGCTGGAATACATGGCAGGCGACAAGAAAACCCGCTCCGGGGTGCTTCGGTTCGTAGTCCTCGACGGGCTGGCGAAGCCGGGCCGATTGGTGGGACCGGACCCCGGGCTGCTGGTGACCGCCTACGCGGGAGTGTGCGCCCCATGA
- a CDS encoding B-4DMT family transporter: MRNWMLRGLVFAAAMVVVRLFQGALINAWQTQSALISIVLLLFFIIGVIVWGVIDGRNDAKANPDPDRREDLAMTWLLAGLFSGVVSGVVAWIIALFYKAIYTGGLLNEVTTFAAFTALLVFVFGILGAAFGRWRVDRLIAKQPVRHHGLAAEKERADTDVFAAVRADETPTGQTAAAQPEERTAAVATAEREEPTETIRTTEEESPTETIPTAEGEAPTEVIRTDTEQTKPDTPKKKD; this comes from the coding sequence ATGAGGAACTGGATGCTGCGCGGATTAGTGTTTGCCGCCGCCATGGTGGTTGTCCGCCTCTTTCAAGGGGCGTTGATCAACGCGTGGCAGACACAGTCCGCGCTGATCAGTATCGTGCTGCTGCTGTTCTTCATTATTGGCGTGATCGTGTGGGGGGTGATCGACGGCCGCAACGACGCCAAGGCGAACCCGGATCCGGACCGTCGTGAGGACCTGGCGATGACCTGGCTGCTGGCGGGCCTGTTCTCCGGAGTGGTCAGCGGGGTGGTGGCCTGGATCATTGCGCTGTTCTACAAGGCCATCTACACGGGCGGGCTGCTCAACGAGGTGACGACCTTCGCGGCGTTCACCGCTCTCCTGGTGTTCGTGTTCGGAATCCTCGGGGCGGCTTTCGGCCGGTGGCGCGTGGACCGGCTGATCGCGAAACAGCCGGTTAGACATCACGGCCTTGCTGCTGAGAAGGAGCGTGCGGACACCGACGTGTTTGCCGCAGTCCGCGCCGACGAGACTCCGACCGGGCAGACGGCCGCCGCCCAGCCTGAGGAACGGACCGCGGCGGTGGCCACGGCCGAGCGTGAGGAACCTACCGAGACGATCCGCACGACCGAAGAAGAGTCACCCACCGAAACGATTCCCACGGCCGAGGGTGAGGCACCCACCGAGGTGATCCGCACGGATACCGAGCAGACCAAGCCGGACACACCGAAGAAGAAGGACTAG
- the aroQ gene encoding type II 3-dehydroquinate dehydratase has protein sequence MRPMIVNVINGPNLGRLGQREPTVYGSTTHDELATLIEREAAELGLKVLVRQSDSEAQLLDWIHRAADAAEPVILNAGGLTHTSVALRDACAELRAPLIEVHISNVHAREEFRRHSYLSPVATGVIVGLGVQGYLLALRYLAGSSGAVG, from the coding sequence GTGCGCCCCATGATCGTCAACGTGATCAACGGCCCGAACCTGGGCCGGCTGGGTCAGCGCGAGCCCACCGTCTACGGCAGCACCACCCACGACGAGCTGGCGACCCTGATCGAGCGTGAGGCCGCCGAACTGGGACTCAAAGTCCTTGTGAGGCAAAGTGATAGCGAGGCCCAACTGCTGGATTGGATTCATCGGGCCGCCGATGCCGCAGAACCTGTGATACTCAACGCCGGCGGTCTGACGCACACATCGGTGGCGCTGCGCGATGCTTGCGCTGAACTGCGCGCACCGCTGATCGAGGTGCATATCTCCAATGTGCATGCGCGCGAGGAGTTTCGGCGCCACTCGTATCTGAGCCCGGTGGCGACCGGAGTGATCGTCGGGTTGGGAGTACAGGGCTACCTGCTCGCCCTGCGCTACCTGGCCGGATCTTCCGGTGCCGTCGGCTAG
- the nusB gene encoding transcription antitermination factor NusB gives MPDGKPVKGRHQARKRAVDLLFEAEARGMSPVEVVDARTALAETQPDVRPLHPYTAAVARGVSAHAAHIDDLITSHLQGWTLDRLPAVDRAILRVSVWELLYADDVPEPVAVDEAVELAKELSTDDSPGFVNGVLGQVMLVTPQIRAAAQAVRGSAS, from the coding sequence ATGCCTGACGGAAAGCCGGTTAAAGGACGTCATCAGGCCCGCAAGCGCGCGGTCGACCTGTTGTTCGAGGCCGAGGCCCGGGGTATGAGCCCAGTCGAGGTGGTCGATGCTCGCACCGCGCTGGCCGAAACACAGCCCGACGTGAGGCCGCTGCATCCGTATACGGCCGCGGTGGCCCGAGGGGTCAGCGCGCACGCCGCCCATATCGATGACTTGATCACCTCGCATCTGCAGGGCTGGACCTTGGACCGGCTGCCCGCGGTCGATCGTGCCATTCTGCGGGTTTCGGTGTGGGAGCTGCTGTACGCCGACGACGTGCCGGAGCCGGTCGCCGTCGACGAGGCCGTCGAGCTGGCCAAGGAGCTATCCACCGACGACTCGCCGGGCTTTGTCAACGGCGTGCTGGGTCAGGTCATGCTGGTGACGCCGCAGATCCGAGCGGCCGCCCAGGCGGTTCGAGGAAGTGCATCGTGA
- a CDS encoding ribbon-helix-helix domain-containing protein: MRTTLRIDDDVLEDARNIARAEGRSIGAVISELARRSLRPVGIVVVDGLPVFDFPPDAPIITDEDVARALEEDV; this comes from the coding sequence GTGCGCACCACTTTGCGAATCGATGACGATGTCCTAGAAGATGCGCGCAACATCGCTCGCGCGGAAGGTCGGTCCATAGGCGCGGTGATTTCTGAGCTGGCGCGCAGGTCGCTGCGGCCCGTTGGGATCGTCGTGGTCGATGGGCTACCGGTATTCGACTTTCCGCCGGATGCGCCAATCATCACCGATGAAGATGTCGCTCGCGCTCTTGAGGAAGACGTGTGA
- a CDS encoding ERCC4 domain-containing protein: protein MELLVAANPDTGSRLPYLIRVPVGSGLVFATSDVWPRTKALYCHRLDIADWPDDAVVVDRVELRSCSRRGAAIDVVAARARENRSQLVHTTARGRQVVFWQSPKTRKQSRPGVRTPTARAAGNPELEIVVDTHERYPYNFADKPVATTREALPCGDYGLRVGDQLVAAVERKALSDLASGVLNGRLKYQLTELAALPRAVVVVEDRYSELFALTYARPAAVADGLAELQISFPTVPMVFCQTRKLAQEYTYRYLAAALAWFVDSTNAATVFDTAPTDPEPSNAELRAWAKSVGLAVSDRGRLRPEILQAWHDTQDR from the coding sequence GTGGAGCTGCTCGTCGCCGCCAACCCCGACACTGGCTCACGGCTGCCGTACCTGATCCGGGTGCCGGTGGGCAGCGGGCTGGTGTTCGCCACGTCGGATGTGTGGCCGCGTACCAAAGCGTTGTACTGTCATCGGCTCGACATCGCTGACTGGCCCGACGACGCCGTCGTCGTCGACCGGGTCGAGCTGCGCAGCTGCAGCCGCCGGGGCGCGGCTATCGACGTGGTCGCCGCCCGCGCCCGCGAGAACCGGTCGCAACTGGTGCACACCACGGCCCGCGGTCGCCAGGTCGTGTTCTGGCAAAGCCCCAAAACGCGAAAGCAATCCCGGCCCGGTGTGCGGACGCCCACCGCTCGCGCCGCCGGTAACCCCGAGCTCGAAATCGTCGTCGACACCCACGAACGGTACCCGTACAACTTCGCCGACAAACCGGTGGCGACGACACGCGAAGCACTCCCCTGCGGCGACTACGGGCTCAGGGTGGGTGATCAACTCGTCGCCGCAGTGGAGCGAAAAGCGTTGTCGGACCTCGCTTCCGGGGTGCTTAACGGTAGGCTGAAATACCAACTCACCGAACTCGCCGCGCTGCCAAGGGCCGTCGTAGTCGTCGAGGACCGCTACTCGGAACTCTTCGCGCTCACCTATGCTCGTCCGGCGGCGGTCGCCGACGGGCTGGCAGAGTTACAGATCAGCTTCCCAACGGTGCCTATGGTGTTCTGCCAGACCCGCAAGCTGGCCCAGGAGTACACCTATCGCTATCTCGCCGCCGCCCTCGCATGGTTCGTCGACAGCACCAATGCTGCAACGGTTTTCGACACAGCTCCCACTGATCCCGAGCCCAGCAACGCCGAACTACGCGCATGGGCCAAGAGCGTCGGTCTGGCGGTGTCCGACCGGGGGCGTCTGCGCCCGGAGATTCTGCAGGCCTGGCACGACACGCAGGACCGTTGA
- a CDS encoding shikimate kinase, whose amino-acid sequence MAPKAVLVGLPGSGKSTIGRRLSKALGVTLLDTDVAIEQRTGRSIAEIFANDGEQEFRRIEEDVVRAALAEHDGVLSLGGGAVTSPGVCAALASHTVVYLEIGAAEGIRRTGGNTVRPLLAGGDRAEKYRALMSKRVPLYRRVATIRVDTNRRNPGAVVRYILSRLQVPSPSQATT is encoded by the coding sequence ATGGCCCCTAAAGCGGTACTCGTCGGCTTGCCGGGCTCCGGTAAGTCCACCATCGGGCGGCGGCTGTCCAAGGCACTGGGCGTCACCCTGCTCGACACCGACGTGGCGATCGAGCAGCGGACCGGACGTAGCATCGCCGAGATCTTTGCCAACGATGGGGAGCAAGAGTTCCGACGCATCGAGGAGGACGTGGTGCGCGCGGCGCTGGCCGAACACGACGGGGTGCTTTCGCTCGGCGGCGGCGCGGTCACCAGCCCCGGGGTATGCGCAGCACTGGCCAGCCACACCGTCGTCTACTTGGAGATCGGCGCCGCCGAAGGCATCCGGCGCACGGGCGGCAACACCGTGCGGCCGTTGTTGGCCGGCGGGGACCGCGCCGAGAAATACCGGGCCCTGATGTCGAAACGGGTTCCGCTGTACCGGCGCGTCGCCACCATCCGCGTGGACACCAACCGTCGCAACCCGGGGGCGGTGGTCCGCTACATCCTGTCGCGGCTGCAGGTTCCCAGTCCGAGTCAGGCCACCACATGA
- a CDS encoding M24 family metallopeptidase, with the protein MTHSQRRDKLKTEIAATGLDAMLVTELINVRYLSGFSGSNGALLVFADDREAILATDGRYRTQAARQAPDLEAAIERAVGSYLTSRAAHDGVRRLGYESHVVTVDGLDAMSAALEGHDTELVRASGIVEKLREVKDAGELALLRLACEAADAALTDLVQRGGLRPGRTEREVSRELEGLMLDHGADAVSFETIVAAGPNSAIPHHRPTDAVLAAGDFVKIDFGALVAGYHSDMTRTFVLGSAADWQLEIYQLVAEAQKAGREALRPGAELRDVDGAARQLIADAGYGDHFGHGLGHGVGLQIHEAPGIGATSAGTLLAGSVVTVEPGVYLPGRGGVRIEDTLVVAGRTPKAHETTGLIPELLTRFPKELAIL; encoded by the coding sequence GTGACACATTCTCAGCGTCGGGACAAGCTCAAAACCGAAATTGCTGCCACCGGACTGGACGCGATGCTGGTCACGGAGCTGATAAATGTCCGATATCTATCGGGTTTCAGCGGGTCTAACGGCGCGTTGCTGGTGTTCGCCGACGATCGCGAGGCGATACTGGCCACCGATGGCCGGTATCGCACGCAGGCGGCGCGGCAAGCACCCGACCTTGAGGCGGCGATCGAGCGAGCCGTTGGGAGCTACCTGACGAGCCGGGCCGCGCACGACGGCGTGCGACGCCTGGGCTACGAGAGCCACGTGGTCACCGTGGACGGCTTGGATGCGATGTCGGCTGCCCTGGAAGGGCACGACACCGAGTTGGTGCGGGCCTCCGGGATCGTGGAGAAGCTGCGGGAGGTCAAAGACGCCGGTGAGCTGGCGTTATTGCGGCTGGCCTGCGAGGCGGCCGACGCCGCACTGACCGACCTGGTGCAGCGCGGCGGCCTGCGGCCGGGCCGAACCGAACGCGAGGTGAGCCGCGAATTGGAGGGCCTGATGCTCGACCATGGCGCCGACGCGGTGTCGTTCGAGACCATCGTTGCGGCCGGGCCGAATTCGGCGATCCCACACCACCGCCCCACCGACGCGGTGCTGGCGGCGGGTGACTTCGTCAAAATCGACTTCGGCGCGCTCGTCGCCGGCTATCACTCCGACATGACCCGCACCTTCGTGCTCGGCTCGGCGGCCGACTGGCAGCTGGAGATCTACCAATTGGTCGCCGAGGCGCAAAAGGCCGGCCGAGAGGCGCTGCGGCCGGGCGCGGAGCTACGAGACGTGGACGGCGCCGCGCGCCAGCTCATCGCCGACGCCGGTTACGGCGATCACTTCGGCCACGGTCTGGGACACGGCGTCGGCCTGCAGATTCATGAAGCACCGGGCATCGGAGCGACATCCGCCGGTACACTACTGGCGGGCTCTGTGGTGACCGTGGAGCCCGGCGTCTATTTGCCCGGCCGCGGCGGCGTCCGCATTGAGGACACATTGGTAGTAGCTGGCAGGACGCCAAAAGCGCATGAAACTACCGGGCTGATCCCGGAATTGTTGACCCGGTTCCCTAAGGAACTGGCCATCTTGTAG